The window TTCTTCCGCTGCGAGATATGAAGATGGTGTGGGGAGTGGCGTGGGGGCGACCCGatcttggtgttcttggcACGGTCCCCCCTGAGGTTCCATTTTCAACCGCAGACCTTGGACTACGCAATCAGCTTCCCCATAAAACCCTTATCTGACGACTGTTCCAGCCGCAGGCTCGCAGCCCGCGgagatgggaagagggtgtgcTTTCACTGCCGCGCGCGAGCTCCGAGAGGTTGCTTTGGACCAGGAACACCCTTATCTACGGCCCCGTCGAGAGCTGCAGGAGCAGAGATAACCCACACAACCCGGTCGCTCCAATCACATCTTTACAATTGCAATCGTCAAAGCAGTGAGCAGCGTCGGTTCAAGCTTCATGAAGTCATATCCAATGTGGGCGTCTGTGAGGTTCTTGGCTTTGTATGATAAGGACGGcaatggtgttgaggttgttggtccCTCGGGAGGGAGGATTTTGGGTGAGGTTTCGGAACACAACTGCAAGAAAAACTCAAACTCGAAAAAAATCCAAGGAAGAACGGAGAAACAGGAGATGTCATACTGGTTTGTCGACAGTATTCCCGGTGAAGAATAACCCAGACTCCACAAAAGCTTGTATAGCGGGAACTGTTGAGATATATGGGGATCAGATTACCACCGTAGGGACGGTACTTGCATCTCCGGATTCGAGGCTGGCTTTTCTTGACATGCATATCCGGCCACTCAGAGGGCCCGTTGGACCTCTTATCAAGATCTGCGGTGTGGCGCGGCTCCCATTTGGGGGTTTTCCAAGTTCTAGATCTGGGGAATGCACACCTACCCGTGGTTTTCAGCGTGCTGAAGGTGCCAAACATGCGTTTCCGGATCGAGTCCGTGGAAACGTCATTGTGTTTGTCGGTAGTGATATGAGTGCGATATGAGAGAATTCGGGAGTGAGCCAAGAGTCGTGATTGTGTGTGTATGGAAGTTGTATATCCGTCAAGTTTGTGAGGGACGCTCACAGGTATAAGACCAGACCTTGGCCTGGCTCATTCAGACTAGTTCCTGGCTAGAGAGCATCAGTTCATCTACAGCAAAAGGGCTAGCTTGAAACATGGGCCTCAAACTCGCTCACCTTTACGCTGCCCCTGAGGTTAACCCCGTTAACCGAAAGGCGCGGGCGATACCTTTCTTTAACCCTATCAATGTTTACGGCCGGgtgttcttcttctcgtgGTTCGGTTTCATGATCGCGTTCTGGGGTAAGTTACTGTCATTCTGCTACTACCTACCTGGCAATTCTGTACTAACTTTCTGTGCTTTAGCTTGGTATACATTCCCACCATTGGTATGATGACACCTTCTCATAGCATCAATGAGGTGTAGGAGTCTAACAGATGCCGTCTATAGCTCACACATACTATCAAATATgacctcaacctctcacCGGCTGAGGTagccaacagcaacattGTCTCTCTTCTAgccaccctcctcgtcagGGTCATCGCCGGCCCATTATGCGATCAATTCGGTCCCCGCAAAGTCTTTggcggccttctcctcgtcggcgCCATTCCCCTCGGCTTGGCCCCTCTAGTGCAAAACATCAACGGGCTCTACGTCTCCCGCTTCTTCATCGGTATTCTCGGCGGCTCTTTTGTCCCCTGCCAAGTCTGGTCAACCGGCTTTTTCGACAAGAACGTCGTCGGCACGGCCAACGCCCTGACCGGCGGCTTCGGCAACGCGGGAGGCGGCATCACCTACTTCATCATGCCCGCCGTCTACGACGCCTTTGTCGCCAGCGGCCGCTCCCCGGGGCAATCCTGGCGGCTGACGTTCATCATCCCTCTTGTCATGGTCATCGCAACGGGGActgccctccttctcctctgcccCGACACCCCCACCGGCAAGTGGGCCGACCGTCACCTCCAAGCAAAGGAGAACCTTCAGGCCCACGGCATCGATGAGACGATCGTCGACATCCCCGGCGCCATCACCGACCGGTTGCCTTCCACCCCACCAGACAGCAACCACGAGAAGGTTGACCTGAAGATTGAACGGAAGACTTCAGCCGCGTTTGACCACGAGGCGCAGCTTTCAAAGACGGAGATGATCCACACTGCCCAGGGGGAGATTGTCCAGAAGCCGACACTGAAGGAGGCCCTCCAGGTCGCGCGCTCCCCGCAGACGATTTTTCACATTTTGACGTACTCGTGCTCTTTTGGGTCGGAACTGGCGATCAATGCCATCCTGGCGTCTTATTACGTCAAGAATTTTCCTTCGCTCGGGCAGACGGCTGCGTCGAACTATGCTGCCATTTTTGGGTTTCTCAATTTTGTTACGCGCCCTCTTGGGGGTATTGTGTCTGATATTTTGTACAATTATTTTGGACGCTCGctgtggttgaagaagatgtGGATCGTGGTTTGTGGTGCTGTCActggggtgttgttgatcgTGATTGGGGTTTTGGATCCGAGGGATCAGGGGGTGATGTTTGGATTGGTCGCGGTGATGGCGGTTTTTTTGGAGGCGGGGAATGGTGCGAATTTTAGCTTGGTGCCGCACGTGCATCCGTTTGCGAATGGGATTTTGTCGGGGTTGACGGGGGCGGGTGGGAACTTGGGCGGGGTGGTGTTTGCGGTTGTGTTTAGGTTtatggatggggggaaggggtatgCGAGGGGTTTTTGGGTGATTGGGGTTGTTAATCTTGGGATCGCTTTGGGGGTGAGTTGGATTAGGCCGCTGCCGAGGGGGCAGGTTGGGGGGCATTAGATGGGAAGATGGGTCGTGAATTGGTTTACGGATGGGGACTCTCTTTTAAcgtggtgttttggtgttCTGGTTTGGGTAAAACAAACATGGCGGGTTACGGGGCTGGGGATCTGGGATAGGGGGTTGTAAGCGTGGAATTAAAAGACCATATCGAGTTTACATTGCTCTTTACGAACGATATCAATGTGTTGTGGCACCATTTGCCAAAGACTCCATTGCAACGCGATGAACATCAGAGCATGAATGACGTTCAGCTGTGTCTTGATCAAACCTGGTCGAGAGCTACGAAGTGTAACTGATTCTGAAGATGACTTACACTGACTGTCTGTTCCAAGGCCTGTCCCGGACACACAGATCTtggcaggtaggtaggtatctaTCCTTGGAACAACACATCCGTCGAACACTCGGAACTTGTCGTCGAACAACCAACCCAAGGAACAACAGTCACCGCCAGACAACtgacaaccaaccaaccgccaGTCCTCCGCCAAGTTTACCGGTGTTTTGTTCCCCACCCCACCCAGCATCTCACGATATTACCCCAACCGGGGCGGTGTCGGATATCGCACCCGGCGGTCACTTGCACGAAACAACCTTCCGTACTCTCCTCAACCGGCGGCAACCATCGGAAGAAAACACCCACCCCTTATCTGACCCTTCCACACCGAAAATCTGCACAACAAACTCCCTTTGCAACATAGCGTAGGTGGTCACGATGTTACATATACGCACAGTCTTTGTCCTTTTTGACACACAACCTCGCCCCTTTACATAACCAACCCGAACCCTAACTCCCTGACCGGCCCGGCTATCGGCACCGACAGCCGCTCCGGCTTCGAAGACCCACTACCTCCCGAGAACCGCCCCACTTTTGCCGTGCCGGGAATGAAAGTTGTGGGGAACGGACTGGTCCGTAGCGCAAATGTGTGATGTCACGCTAAGGCAGACCCGCAACCATCGAGTTCGAGTTAAGGAAGGAACCGAGCGGTCGGGAAATGCCATGACGGAATTGGGATGGGATTTTTTGGGTGGTCACATGTGGCGGTTTACGcttggggggaaaggggggggaaagtCGGGGGTTAGTCGGAGGCTTGAGTCGGGGTTTCATCACACAGGATAGCACATATTGTATCGTTAGACGGTAAGATAGTCGAGAGCTATCGCaagtgatgttgaaggtcgGTTTGGAAAAAGTCTGGAACACCCCTTGTGGAGAGATAGGGAAAGAGACGAACCGGATCggttgtcggtggtggagttttgCGGGAACGGCACATGGCGGACTACACTATGGATAGGGGACCCGCACCGATGGAAAAGTGTAACCCTTCCCGAAGAAGCGGCGGGTGGAAAATTCAGGGAAGGAGTCActggtttttttcttctccagaTCGGGGGGATCGGTGGACGTGTTGGGGGATGTAGATAAGTAGAAGGGGATCTCCTGTTTTGTTCATCTTTGTGAGATACAGACCTCGAGACAAGCGAATCCTGAACATACCATTGAAGACATCTCGATCTTGCATGAAGGAGTGAAATTGGATGTTATACAATGACAACAACGCCTTGCTCTTTACCTTGCGTATCGCATATTGTTGGGCCGGATAGAGGGTCGAATAACGAGATTATGGAAGCTCAgaatcatcaacccccaccgccatcacGACCTACAGAGACGATGATGGATCCTCAAAGACAACAAGAACCTAtctcgtcttcatcctccaccaccgaggccgaAGTCGAAAcacccaccaacaaccccccaccaccaccaccaccaaaaacccTCCTCACGGCTTCGAAAATATGGAACTACCTCAACCAAGAtatcaaacccaccaccttTGCCGAGATCCAACTTACGCTTTTAACATTCTGCATCGGTTTACAAGGTTAGTTTTCCCTGGTCTTCGCTAAGTCACCTTGCCCACATCATATATCTCCCCTTacccatccccctcacctatcctcctcccacccccttgcTAACTCTATTCCCCTACTAGACGCAGTCTCCTTCCCCGACTTCCACTGCTTTGCCTCCAACCAAACAGGCAAcaccgtcttcctcgtcctagccatcatcctccccgagATGAACGGCGAAATGTTTGTCACCTCCAACATCGCCGTCGCCCtgggcttcttcctcgcggCCGCCTACCTCACCGGCCAGCTCGGGCACATCATtggcccccgccgccgcttgTACATCATAATCTGTAACCTCATCCAGACCTGCCTCGTCTTTGCGACTGCTGTCCTGCAGTACAAGAAGGGGGTCGAGCCCCAGGGTACACGAACCCTCCTGGCGATTGGGTTTCTTGCCACTGCTGCGGGATCGCAGGTTGTGGTGAGTAGGAGTTTGAAGATGACCGAGATTAGCACGGCgatggcgacggcggcgtgGTTGGATTTGGTGATTGATCCTGATTTGATGAGGGTGAAAAATAGGGGGAGGAAtaggaggttgatgttttTGGGGAGTTTGATTTTGGGGACGTTAGTGGGGGCGGTGATTTTCAAGAGGGTGGGGAGTGCGGTTGCGTTGTTTGTTAGtgctggggggaagggggtggtgacggggatgtggtttggtgttgagggggaggaaagtaggaagagggaggggcgagaagagaagggggagatgggggtgatggtttaaggggaagggggaagtgatgatgatgatgatgacattAGCGTGGAGTTTTGGGATCTGGGATACCTGGGTTTTTGCTTTAGATGACTAGAAGACAAAAGCTGGGTTTAGATATGATGTATGAGGAGAATTTTAGAGTACCCTAGAATGTGTTGTGATGGTCAGCCTCCAAACCTTTAATCCTGTTTTCTATTGCCGCGCTTCCCATAACGGCAAGATAATGTACCTAGGAATCTTTGCGTCCGATGAGCTAGAGCCCTATGAGCAGGAGTTAAACGTCTCTTTCCCCATATGCATTAGCTCGCAAAATCTGAAGTGCGCCGATGTGACGAAACGGGAAGACGGCATGCTCTCCACAAGTACACAAGTACTATCAAAAGTCTCGGGCCGCGACCTCGGTCAGCAGGAATGCGATACGTAAAGCTCGGGAGGATTAGCCAATCTCGGGACATTCTCGCAatgaagaggttggtgagagGAGCGGTGGCACAATAGCTTTGATGTAGTTGCAGACAAGACTCTATTTCTTTCATCATGTGGTCAGCCACCAAGCTCATGTCTATACAATGGTCTTGTCGATTGGTAACTGTTGAAAGTTGGACTTTGGTGATTGGTGGTGTGGCAAGAGGTTTGAGCGGCAAGGTCGGTCAGGCACATAGTAACTGCGCCTTTGTGGTCTTTAGACTTTCGGTGTGTATTTAGATGATAAGTTTAAGACCTGATTAGCAAGCAATTTGGAATAATATAGGGAATTCTGGAAGAGATGGCAGAGTCACAGTGTGAATGATAAGCAAGAGATTATGCAGTTACTTGCATAAGAGTGGCCCGTGCGCTCTTCAGTCAGAAAAAGAttgcccctccatccccagGTTTTCGGGTGCAgtggcatcatcatccgatCCGACCAGAAGCGCGGTAGAAGACGGCTTGCTGCGGTGCGGACCCTTTGGTTTCCGCCATGAAAGGCAGGGAGATATCCACGTCCTCCATAAGTGTCACTCAATGGCGCGATTTCACGTGGTCAGCCCTTTGTTTAGCCTGTCTTTGCGTCTTCTCGACTATTTCTTTCAAGGAAGCTCGAAGGAACCACTCCTTCGAGATCTGCCAAGATCTCCACTGTCTCGGCTTGGCAACAGGAGGGGCACCTCTTTTTCGCTGATTTCAAAGCGAGCCCTCCAACAAGCATCAGCTGGAGCAAGGTGTGCCAGGTCGGCTCAGTTTCGGAATCCCACAGTGTTTTTTATTTTAAGCCCGCAGGGTCGATGTCGCGATTTTTATAAAAATCACCCAACGCCTCTACTATTAAACGTGCCCCCACGCTTCCcctacatcaccaccagaggCTCGcactccccaaccaacaaaaCGTACAGGATGACTATCACGACACCACCAAGggcctcttccccctcgtCGGGCTTTGGCACCAGAGCCGTCCACGCCGGCTCTGAGCACGATCCCAGCACGTAGGTgtccccccctcttcttcttcttcttcttcttctcctccccaatcctccAACTAATAGTGTGCTCACAGCGGTGCCGTGATccccgccatctccctctcgaCGACCTTTGCGCAAACGGCCGTCGGCCAACCGGTTGGTGAGTATGAGTACTCTAGGTCCTCCAACCCTAATCGCAAAAACTTTGAGGACATGGTGGCGGCCCTCGAGAACGCCAAGCATGCCCTCGCCTTCTCTTCCGGTAGCGCCACCACTGCCGTGATCCTCCAGTCGCTTGCCTCTGGCTCGCACGTCATCTCTGTCTCCGACGTCTATGGCGGCACCCACCGTTACTTCACCCAGGTCGCCAAGGCCCACGGTGTGAAGGTCACCTTCACCCCCGAGATCGAGGTTGACATCCGCGAGCACATCACCCCTGCCACCAAGCTGGTATGGATCGAGACTCCCAGCAACCCTACCCTCCGTCTCGTCGACATCCGCGCCGTCGCTACTGCTGCCCATGAGCACGGCATCATGGTTGTTGTCGACAACACCTTCCTGAGCCCTTACATCCAGAACCCTCTTGATCACGGCGCCGATATTGTGGTGCACAGTGTCACCAAGTACATCAACGGCCACAGCGACGTCGTCATGGGTGTCGCCGCCTTCAACAGCGAGGAGCTCTTCAAGAGGCTCTCGTTCCTGCAGAACGCCATCGGCGCCATCCCCTCGGCGTTTGACTCGTGGCTTGCCCACCGTGGAGCTAAGACTCTGCACCTGCGTGCCCGCGAGGCCACGACCAATGCGACGGCTGTCGGCCACGCCCTGGAGGCCAGCCCCCACGTCATCGCGGTCAATTACCCCGGTCTCGACTCTCACCCGCATcgcgccatcgccaagaagcagcaCCGCAACGGCATGGGTGGCGGCATGCTGTCATTCCGCATCCGTGGGGGTCACGCCGCGGCCGAGCGTTTCTGCCAGCTGACCAGAATCTTTACACTTGCCGAGTCCCTGGGCGGTGTTGAAAGCTTGTGCGAGGTGCCAAGCAGCATGACCCACGCTGGTATTCCTAAGGAGCAGCGTGAGGCTGTTGGTGTCTTTGACGACCTTGTCCGTCTCAGCTGCGGTgttgaggatgccgaggacCTCAAGAACGATGTTCTCCAGGCTCTTGAGCGTGCTGTTGCCGAGACTTCCAACGGCAACGGTACCAATGGTGTCAACGGTCACTAAACAGGAATAAAAAGTAAAAGATAGAAAAGTGGGAAAATTGAAAAACGAGCGGAAAGGAGGGGGACACGGGATATGGCTTCGGGGGACATAGAGGGGCATAGGCGTATTTCGGATAGGAGTTTGGCTTTGGGGCATTAGCATTTCACGATAGACATTAGCGCTTTCTTGGTATTGCTTGCTATCTTGATTTTTTTTCAAGGCAAAATTCTTTTTCAATATCAAAGCTGTGATGGGGCTGCGGCTTCTGGCGTTGTTGGGCACTTTTGTTGGGTATACATGATGTGATGGGGCTATATGGACAATGTTCATTGTTCTGATAAGCAGGTCTACATGTGGTTCATATTGGCGGTAGTTTGGGACGGACTGCGTcgtttctttctctcttgctATAATCGGCGGGTTCTTGGATggttgcttttttttttttttttttttcgtcttttttttttttttgttttttttttttttttttttgcgaATAACAAATACTACTCTGAGGTTATGGTTTCAGGCTGTCAGCAGACAGTCAAGGTGGTTTTAAAGTAATGTGTGTTATGTATTTGTTTCACACACTTCAGAGCTGCCATGTCTCACTTTGGTTGTACGAAGTATTTCCTAAGCCGCGCTTACTATCAAGCCATACCGAGGAATAGCATCTCTGTGTACTAACACCAAACTGTGTAGGTGTTGTTGCTTCAAGACTTTTAATAAGAGTTATTATTGTGCTTTCAGCTCAGAATTGGATTGCCAGTGGGGAAATATGATAAGAACAGTTCGAGTGCCTATATCTATCCTAACAGTTTTATAACACAAGCTGCCAGCGTGAGGGTTCTTTGTTTTGGTGAGTTCTTGGTGTTATGAGGATACCTAGTTAATTGTTTAATCAAAATCTCAAAGGATATCGCGATGCGGAACGCAACGGGTCGATGTATTTCTTCGACTCTCGAAGTGCAGGTCCGGTGTGGGTGTGCCTGTATAAGGTAAGGTAGACTCTATTGTGGTCCAGTCAGTATTGCTGAAGTTGAATTCTGGGCCATGTGAGGGCAGCGATACACGCAGGGCGAGGGCTCAAGCAAGTGTTGGCTAATTCATAGGATTTTGatctaaagaagaaagaaagaaaggaattGCAATCCTGTGGCCTTGCACTCAGCAATAAGCACCCACAGGAGCAACCCAACTTGCCAGACCGGGTAGGTGGGGCACGTGGCAGTATGGAACCAACCAGCGCCGTGACAAGCCAGGGGGTTCATGGTAAAGGCAACCACAGCAGCTTTTTTGAAGTCTGACTGGAGCTTACGACTTTAagtcttgatgatggatgtCAAAGTCGCATTATTCAGGCAGGGGAATCAACTGCTCATGACCAAGGTCTTGAGGGTAAGAGCAAAGTTGCAAAAGGATGTGGAAGTAAGCAGGGCtggaagaaaagcaaaaatCTCACCGGCCAAACCCACCCAGACCGGTGTCTGGGAGAGGTGGCCGGCTATAAAAACCCCCGTGGTTTTACATCGGATCGAACCTGGGAGCTATCGGTTGCAAACTCCCCCGGTGGGGGGAGGTAACAGCAGCTCCCTCCACCTTTACCATTTGTTCTGACCACGAAGTGGCACCCTGGTCAAGATTCTagggctgctgttggaaggtaggtgaggaaggtggtaTATAtactgtggttgtggtcgtaGGGAAGGATGCGCTTCGGTTCCAGTCCCAACCATGCAAGTACAGTAATTGCGGCTTGCCTGTCGACTTCTCGTTGCCATTTGTTAGTCTCATCATTTGACATTATTTTTATTAACTTTACGACTTGCCCTACAACTCGACCTCATCTCACTGACCAACCCATTTCATTGAACACACATCAACTATCCATCATATTTTTCATCCACGGTTTGCCCCCTGGACCATTTCAATCCCCTCTAACACATTACCCATCCACCTTCCtacttcaccaccctccatcactcatccaccaccgcctcctccacaaaaaccatcctc is drawn from Podospora pseudocomata strain CBS 415.72m chromosome 1 map unlocalized CBS415.72m_1, whole genome shotgun sequence and contains these coding sequences:
- a CDS encoding uncharacterized protein (EggNog:ENOG503NWEV; COG:P), with the translated sequence MGLKLAHLYAAPEVNPVNRKARAIPFFNPINVYGRVFFFSWFGFMIAFWAWYTFPPLLTHTIKYDLNLSPAEVANSNIVSLLATLLVRVIAGPLCDQFGPRKVFGGLLLVGAIPLGLAPLVQNINGLYVSRFFIGILGGSFVPCQVWSTGFFDKNVVGTANALTGGFGNAGGGITYFIMPAVYDAFVASGRSPGQSWRLTFIIPLVMVIATGTALLLLCPDTPTGKWADRHLQAKENLQAHGIDETIVDIPGAITDRLPSTPPDSNHEKVDLKIERKTSAAFDHEAQLSKTEMIHTAQGEIVQKPTLKEALQVARSPQTIFHILTYSCSFGSELAINAILASYYVKNFPSLGQTAASNYAAIFGFLNFVTRPLGGIVSDILYNYFGRSLWLKKMWIVVCGAVTGVLLIVIGVLDPRDQGVMFGLVAVMAVFLEAGNGANFSLVPHVHPFANGILSGLTGAGGNLGGVVFAVVFRFMDGGKGYARGFWVIGVVNLGIALGVSWIRPLPRGQVGGH
- a CDS encoding uncharacterized protein (EggNog:ENOG503P0YR; COG:S) translates to MTTTPCSLPCVSHIVGPDRGSNNEIMEAQNHQPPPPSRPTETMMDPQRQQEPISSSSSTTEAEVETPTNNPPPPPPPKTLLTASKIWNYLNQDIKPTTFAEIQLTLLTFCIGLQDAVSFPDFHCFASNQTGNTVFLVLAIILPEMNGEMFVTSNIAVALGFFLAAAYLTGQLGHIIGPRRRLYIIICNLIQTCLVFATAVLQYKKGVEPQGTRTLLAIGFLATAAGSQVVVSRSLKMTEISTAMATAAWLDLVIDPDLMRVKNRGRNRRLMFLGSLILGTLVGAVIFKRVGSAVALFVSAGGKGVVTGMWFGVEGEESRKREGREEKGEMGVMV
- the CYS3_1 gene encoding cystathionine gamma-lyase cys3 (COG:E; EggNog:ENOG503NU9U), which codes for MARFHVVSPLFSLSLRLLDYFFQGSSKEPLLRDLPRSPLSRLGNRRGTSFSLISKRALQQASAGARCARSAQFRNPTVFFILSPQGRCRDFYKNHPTPLLLNVPPRFPYITTRGSHSPTNKTYRMTITTPPRASSPSSGFGTRAVHAGSEHDPSTGAVIPAISLSTTFAQTAVGQPVGEYEYSRSSNPNRKNFEDMVAALENAKHALAFSSGSATTAVILQSLASGSHVISVSDVYGGTHRYFTQVAKAHGVKVTFTPEIEVDIREHITPATKLVWIETPSNPTLRLVDIRAVATAAHEHGIMVVVDNTFLSPYIQNPLDHGADIVVHSVTKYINGHSDVVMGVAAFNSEELFKRLSFLQNAIGAIPSAFDSWLAHRGAKTLHLRAREATTNATAVGHALEASPHVIAVNYPGLDSHPHRAIAKKQHRNGMGGGMLSFRIRGGHAAAERFCQLTRIFTLAESLGGVESLCEVPSSMTHAGIPKEQREAVGVFDDLVRLSCGVEDAEDLKNDVLQALERAVAETSNGNGTNGVNGH